A genomic stretch from Lathyrus oleraceus cultivar Zhongwan6 chromosome 2, CAAS_Psat_ZW6_1.0, whole genome shotgun sequence includes:
- the LOC127121522 gene encoding GATA transcription factor 19 has translation MHQRSCNTSSQAHVMGHCTCGMFHGQTQNNSFSMLFSKPYDESLETYCFTPSSTSSSVDCTLSLGTPSTRFTEDEEKRNRHERRSVKNFCWDLLTPKQYNTTQTKPTRGSNINHTNNNNNDSLLARRCANCDTTSTPLWRNGPRGPKSLCNACGIRFKKEERRASAAAATPTAVSVGVMESAPLYNHQHHQHNHSAWFVQPQNQKTQCFSQAINNEFRFMDDSDRDSENGIPFLSWRLNVTDRTSFVHDFTR, from the exons aTGCATCAACGTTCTTGTAACACTTCTTCTCAAGCACACGTCATGGGACACTGTACATGCGGTATGTTTCATGGACAAACACAAAACAATTCGTTCTCCATGTTATTCTCTAAACCTTATGACGAATCTCTTGAAACCTATTGCTTCACTCCTTCTTCTACTTCTTCTTCTGTTGATTGTACTCTCTCACTTGGAACTCCTTCCACTCGTTTCACTGAAGATGAAGAGAAACGAAACCGACATGAACGTCGCTCTGTTAAGAACTTCTGTTGGGATTTACTAACTCCCAAACAGTACAACACTACTCAAACTAAACCTACACGAGGAAGCAATATCAATCacaccaacaacaacaataatgatTCTCTCCTTGCTCGCAGATGCGCAAACTGTGACACTACCTCTACACCCCTTTGGAGAAATGGCCCTCGTGGCCCAAAG TCACTATGCAATGCCTGTGGGATTAGATTCAAGAAGGAAGAGAGAAGAGCAAGCGCTGCTGCTGCTACACCGACAGCGGTATCCGTCGGTGTAATGGAATCAGCTCCACTGTATAACCACCAGCACCACCAGCACAACCACAGCGCATGGTTTGTCCAACCGCAGAACCAGAAGACACAGTGCTTCTCTCAGGCAATTAATAACGAATTTCGCTTCATGGATGACTCTGATCGTGATTCTGAGAATGGCATTCCTTTTCTCTCTTGGAGACTCAACGTCACTGATAGAACAAGCTTCGTTCATGACTTTACCAGATGA
- the LOC127123662 gene encoding uncharacterized protein LOC127123662, with protein sequence MAPYEALYGLKCRTPLYWTEVGEERILGLEIIQETMEKIRMVRDKIKKAQDRQKSYTGHKIRPLEFNEGDHVFLKVTPRLRLEGPFKSRKLSPRNVGPYQIIERIGEVAYKLALPPSLSEMHDVFHVSQLRKFIPDSFQPILPNSIEVEANLTFEPLPSRIVGREIKVLRNNEIPLVKVQQDESHPGDATWELESEMREVYPHLFQRLVARNGTNIMQVENYVVV encoded by the exons ATGGCTCCTTATGAGGCCTTGTATGGACTGAAATGTAGAACACCTTTGTATTGGACGGAAGTTGGTGAAGAAAGAATATTAGGGCTGGAGATTATTCAAGAGACTATGGAAAAGATAAGGATGGTTCGTGATAAGATAAAGAAAGCACAAGATCGCCAAAAGAGCTACACAGGTCACAAAATAAGGCCATTAGAGTTTAATGAAGGTGATCATGTATTTCTAAAGGTGACTCCGAGATTGAGACTGGAGGGACCGTTTAAGTCACGGAAGTTAAGTCCGAGAAACGTAGGGCCATACCAAATTATAGAAAGGATTGGTGAAGTAGCTTACAAATTAGCCTTACCACCTTCTCTATCAGAAATGCATGATGTTTTTCACGTATCTCAACTTCGAAAGTTCATTCCAGATTCTTTTCAGCCTATTCTTCCAAATTCAATAGAAGTAGAAGCAAACCTAACTTTCGAACCTCTACCAAGTCGTATTGTAGGACGGGAAATTAAGGTATTGAGGAATAATGAGATCCCTCTTGTTAAGGTTCAGCAGGATGAATCACATCCGGGTGATGCTACCTGGGAACTAGAGTCTGAAATGCGAGAAGTTTACCCTCATCTCTTTCAG AGATTGGTTGCTAGAAATGGAACAAATATTATGCAGGTCGAAAACTATGTTGTTGTGTAG